From the genome of Gemmatimonas phototrophica, one region includes:
- a CDS encoding serpin family protein, producing MRRFHRVSVALLSATVLLASACSNGTAPSDQVTDSLTVLPRALSGAEQQAITAGNDFALRLLQRVTSQQSGNVLLSPLSVSLALGMTMNGAANETQSEMQRTLGWGSASRADINVAYRDLMSMLPSLDASVTVKLVNGIWMRSPLTADTGFVSDARRFFGAPVSSQPTPRAMFDAVNDWGNRETNGMVPKVLTQEPPDALVMLLANAVYFAGSWRNRFDSARTTTTPFSREGGTPVTVPMMSRDGGYLGFRDQQLQAVDMAYGNSAYSMLVLMPTTQAIGPFVATLDTTRLRQVMTGLRPAGSDELLRFPRFSLTGSLELSRDLQALGMARAFDGAAQFPRLVPNVATKLDFVQHAVKVDVDEKGTRAAAVTVVGVVRTSLPVGYVFNRPFVFLIRERLSGTILFTGVVRNPLG from the coding sequence ATGCGCCGCTTTCACCGTGTTTCCGTTGCCCTGCTGAGCGCTACGGTGCTGCTCGCGTCCGCTTGCTCCAATGGTACGGCACCCAGCGACCAGGTCACGGACTCGCTCACAGTGCTTCCCCGGGCGTTGAGCGGCGCGGAGCAGCAGGCCATCACGGCCGGCAATGACTTCGCGCTCCGGCTGCTGCAGCGTGTCACCAGTCAGCAGTCGGGGAACGTACTGCTGTCGCCACTCTCCGTGTCGTTGGCACTGGGGATGACCATGAACGGCGCGGCGAACGAGACGCAGAGCGAAATGCAGCGCACGCTGGGGTGGGGGAGTGCGAGTCGCGCTGACATCAACGTGGCGTATCGTGACCTCATGAGCATGCTGCCGAGCCTGGACGCGAGTGTCACGGTGAAGCTGGTCAACGGCATCTGGATGCGGTCCCCTCTCACGGCGGATACCGGATTCGTCAGTGATGCGCGCCGTTTCTTCGGGGCCCCCGTAAGCAGCCAGCCCACGCCGCGCGCCATGTTCGATGCGGTAAACGACTGGGGGAACCGGGAGACCAACGGGATGGTGCCCAAGGTGCTGACCCAGGAGCCGCCGGATGCGCTGGTGATGCTCCTGGCCAATGCCGTGTACTTCGCCGGGTCGTGGCGTAACCGCTTCGATTCGGCCCGCACTACGACCACTCCATTCTCGCGGGAAGGTGGAACACCGGTAACGGTTCCCATGATGTCGCGTGACGGTGGGTACCTGGGGTTCCGGGATCAACAGCTACAGGCCGTGGATATGGCCTACGGCAACAGCGCCTATTCCATGCTGGTCCTCATGCCAACGACGCAGGCGATCGGCCCCTTTGTCGCCACGCTCGACACCACCCGCCTGCGTCAGGTCATGACCGGACTGCGGCCGGCCGGCAGTGATGAGCTGCTGCGCTTTCCGCGCTTCTCCCTCACAGGCTCACTGGAACTGTCCCGTGATTTGCAGGCGCTTGGCATGGCACGCGCGTTCGACGGGGCTGCGCAGTTTCCGCGCCTGGTGCCCAACGTGGCAACCAAGCTGGACTTCGTGCAACACGCGGTGAAAGTCGATGTCGACGAAAAGGGGACGCGTGCTGCGGCGGTCACGGTCGTTGGCGTGGTGCGCACGTCGTTACCGGTGGGCTACGTGTTCAACCGGCCCTTCGTTTTTCTCATCCGCGAGCGGCTCAGTGGCACCATCCTGTTTACCGGTGTGGTGCGCAACCCGTTGGGCTGA
- a CDS encoding SRPBCC family protein: MPITEVVSNAEALTLSIVADYPVPLARLWDAYADPRKLERFWGPREWPATFTRHDMAVGGYSHYHMTGPDGTISRGWFRFLTITPHQLIEVEDGFADEHGQPNTDLPGMRMTFMFEATETGSRFRSVTYFNSVEEMEKLVEMGMMEGMRSAMSQIDDVLTDLATFAATLATHAQLLNDTQVRVSRVVRGTPAQLWRAHHEPALMQRWLTGPDGWTMPVCQVAKSVGERYRYEWASNDGAQRFGFEGELLESMAPHRAVTSEQMIGTDGPATRNEMTLTPVEGGTLLSILITYPSKELRDMILGTGMTTGMEASYARLEQELLAA; this comes from the coding sequence ATGCCCATCACCGAAGTCGTGTCCAACGCCGAGGCGCTCACCCTGTCCATTGTGGCCGACTACCCGGTGCCTTTGGCCCGGTTGTGGGATGCGTACGCCGATCCGCGCAAGCTCGAGCGCTTCTGGGGGCCGCGCGAGTGGCCTGCCACCTTCACCCGTCACGACATGGCGGTGGGTGGCTATTCGCACTACCACATGACCGGCCCCGATGGCACCATCTCGCGCGGGTGGTTCCGCTTTCTCACGATCACGCCACATCAGCTCATTGAAGTGGAAGACGGCTTTGCCGATGAGCACGGGCAACCCAACACCGACCTGCCCGGCATGCGCATGACGTTCATGTTCGAAGCCACTGAAACCGGCTCACGCTTCCGGAGTGTCACCTACTTCAACAGCGTCGAGGAGATGGAGAAGCTGGTGGAGATGGGCATGATGGAAGGGATGCGCTCGGCGATGAGCCAGATTGACGATGTGCTCACCGACCTGGCCACGTTTGCAGCCACACTCGCGACGCACGCTCAGCTGCTCAACGATACGCAGGTGCGCGTGAGTCGCGTGGTGCGTGGCACGCCGGCGCAGCTGTGGCGCGCCCATCACGAGCCGGCGCTCATGCAGCGATGGCTCACCGGCCCCGATGGCTGGACCATGCCGGTATGCCAAGTCGCAAAGAGCGTTGGTGAGCGCTATCGCTACGAATGGGCATCCAACGACGGAGCGCAGCGCTTTGGTTTCGAGGGGGAACTGCTCGAAAGCATGGCGCCGCATCGCGCCGTGACCTCCGAACAGATGATTGGCACCGACGGTCCGGCCACGCGCAACGAGATGACGCTCACGCCGGTGGAAGGCGGTACGCTGCTCAGTATCCTGATCACGTACCCCAGCAAGGAGCTGCGCGACATGATTCTCGGCACCGGCATGACCACCGGTATGGAAGCGAGCTATGCACGACTGGAGCAGGAGCTGCTGGCGGCGTAA
- a CDS encoding ArsR/SmtB family transcription factor, which yields MVARLSLTDPELDQLFRALADATRRDIVARLLAGEPASVSALASRYDMSFAAVQKHVAVLEEAGLVSKESRGRERIVRSNPQRLAQARTLLMQLEQLWISRFSQLDELFADPTTSLPE from the coding sequence ATGGTTGCACGTTTATCGCTCACCGATCCGGAGCTTGACCAGCTCTTTCGCGCCCTCGCCGACGCCACCCGCCGCGACATTGTGGCCCGCCTGTTGGCTGGAGAGCCCGCGTCGGTCTCCGCGCTCGCGTCGCGCTACGACATGTCCTTTGCGGCGGTGCAGAAACATGTCGCGGTACTCGAGGAGGCCGGGCTGGTGAGCAAGGAGTCTCGAGGGCGGGAGCGTATTGTGCGCAGCAATCCGCAACGCCTCGCGCAAGCGCGCACCCTGCTCATGCAACTCGAGCAGCTCTGGATCTCCCGTTTCAGCCAACTCGACGAGCTGTTCGCCGACCCCACCACCTCACTCCCCGAGTAA
- a CDS encoding YbjQ family protein, producing MKSIIPAQAIDVPHEMTTTGFELPGYRIHQSLGVVRGVVVRSRSVFGTIGAGFQTILGGNISLFTELAERTRLQAFDTMLHQAHLAGANAVIGVRYDANEIMSGVTEVLCYGTAVQVGPAAHAE from the coding sequence ATGAAATCCATTATCCCCGCGCAGGCCATTGATGTGCCGCACGAGATGACCACCACCGGTTTTGAATTGCCGGGCTATCGCATCCACCAATCGCTTGGCGTGGTACGCGGCGTAGTGGTGCGTTCGCGGTCGGTATTCGGCACCATCGGGGCCGGTTTCCAGACCATTCTGGGTGGCAATATTTCGCTCTTTACTGAACTGGCCGAACGTACGCGTCTGCAGGCGTTCGACACGATGCTGCATCAGGCGCATCTGGCCGGCGCCAATGCCGTCATTGGCGTGCGCTACGACGCCAACGAAATCATGAGCGGGGTGACTGAAGTGCTCTGTTACGGCACGGCGGTGCAGGTGGGACCAGCGGCACACGCGGAGTAA
- a CDS encoding DUF4256 domain-containing protein — protein MPPAKTAALLKTLQARFTKHPERHASLAWADVEARLTGNASALKTLAAMEETGGEPDVIGQDPTTGAFLYCDCSAESPAGRRSLCYDQAALDARKENKPAGSAVGMAAQMGITLLTEAQYRQLQQLGAFDLKTSSWIVTTPSVRALGGALFGDRRYDQVFVYHNGAQSYYAARGFRGMLTV, from the coding sequence ATGCCTCCAGCCAAGACCGCCGCACTGCTGAAGACACTGCAGGCGCGCTTCACCAAGCATCCCGAACGGCATGCCAGCCTTGCGTGGGCCGATGTCGAGGCTCGGCTCACCGGCAATGCCAGCGCGCTTAAGACGTTGGCCGCGATGGAGGAGACGGGCGGTGAGCCCGATGTGATTGGGCAGGACCCCACGACCGGCGCCTTTCTCTACTGTGACTGTAGCGCTGAGAGTCCGGCTGGTCGTCGCAGCCTGTGTTACGACCAGGCGGCACTGGACGCCCGCAAGGAGAACAAGCCCGCGGGCAGCGCCGTGGGGATGGCGGCGCAGATGGGGATCACACTGTTGACGGAAGCGCAATACCGGCAGCTGCAGCAGCTGGGGGCGTTTGATCTGAAAACGTCCAGCTGGATTGTGACCACGCCGAGTGTGCGTGCACTGGGTGGGGCGTTGTTTGGCGACCGGCGCTACGATCAGGTGTTTGTGTATCACAACGGCGCGCAGTCGTACTACGCGGCGCGGGGTTTTCGCGGGATGCTGACGGTCTAG
- a CDS encoding DUF5916 domain-containing protein, with translation MVSVLLALLQQVSGPTGSTPEAAPAPVPVVARTFSGRARELSAHVPRLRDSITIDGTLTESAWQQASVLTDFSSYSPVDGRPAQDNTEVRLWYAEDALYVGIRAYAPPGTVRATLAERDRITNDDWMAIHLDTFLDRRSFVFAVNAFGVQADGMRSDVSAGPGVSRASLQAVDLSQDYVWQSKGQLLDDGFSVEMRIPFKSIRFQMGSTQDWGVQIIRQTQRTGYQDTWAPTSRSLQAFTPQSGYLRGLTGMKRGLVLDLTPTSVSSTTGRPNSDGWRYGTRSEASGDVRWGITSNFTVNATANPDFSQVETDVGQIPGDVRFALFFPELRPFFVEGSEQFDAPNRLVNTRSIVQPLGAIKLTGKIPRTDVGLLSAIDAPTSGSDGKTSPRFNIVRLRRDLGEQSNAGIVFTDRSEGARFNRVAGFDTRLQFANVYSLDLRYAASRTRDSVTRTGALWEASHGRTGRALGYRFNLQGFSPQFETQTGFVNRVDFVRAQINQRYTMFGSKGGWWDQRQHFLSASSLWSYNGFGNRDTPLEMRVSIDNSMTIRGGWRVSITPDLQRVDFDPRRYTSYAVLSATGRDTASFTPNVAQITNNVAFALNTPQWRRAGATLTATAGTEPEFFETSTVRRREVEAQLDLRPSSQVRIGTLLRYQQFVRERDGTVFSTQVVPRLRLEYQFSRALFLRFIGQVESRDRSALRDPRTEQPLFRRTSTGALSVQGARKSLLGRADWLVSYLPSPGTVVFVGYGTAVDASETMRPGDIARTSDGAFVKFSYLYRVRNASR, from the coding sequence ATGGTTTCTGTCTTGCTCGCGTTGCTCCAGCAGGTTAGCGGTCCCACCGGGAGCACACCGGAGGCGGCCCCCGCCCCGGTCCCCGTCGTCGCCCGCACCTTCTCAGGACGCGCGCGCGAACTCTCGGCGCATGTCCCCCGCCTGCGGGACTCCATCACCATCGATGGCACGCTCACCGAGTCGGCGTGGCAGCAGGCGTCGGTGCTTACCGATTTTTCGTCGTACAGCCCCGTGGACGGGCGACCGGCACAGGACAATACCGAGGTACGTCTCTGGTACGCCGAGGATGCCCTGTATGTCGGCATCCGCGCCTATGCCCCGCCCGGCACCGTCCGGGCCACGCTGGCCGAGCGGGATCGCATTACCAACGACGATTGGATGGCCATCCATTTGGATACGTTCCTCGACCGCCGGTCGTTCGTCTTTGCCGTGAATGCGTTCGGGGTGCAAGCCGACGGCATGCGCAGTGATGTCTCCGCCGGGCCCGGCGTCTCACGCGCGTCGCTGCAAGCCGTTGATCTGTCGCAGGACTATGTATGGCAGTCGAAAGGGCAACTGCTCGACGATGGCTTCAGTGTGGAGATGCGCATTCCCTTCAAGTCCATCCGCTTTCAAATGGGATCGACGCAGGACTGGGGGGTGCAGATCATACGCCAGACGCAACGCACCGGCTATCAGGACACGTGGGCACCCACCTCCCGCTCGCTGCAGGCGTTTACGCCGCAATCGGGATACCTGCGTGGCCTCACGGGCATGAAGCGCGGGCTGGTGCTCGACCTCACGCCGACCTCGGTGAGCTCCACGACGGGGCGGCCGAACTCCGACGGATGGCGCTACGGCACCCGCAGTGAAGCCAGCGGCGATGTGCGCTGGGGCATTACCTCGAACTTCACCGTAAACGCCACCGCCAACCCCGACTTCAGCCAGGTCGAAACGGACGTGGGCCAGATTCCCGGCGACGTGCGCTTTGCCCTCTTCTTTCCGGAACTCCGCCCGTTCTTTGTGGAAGGGAGCGAGCAGTTTGATGCCCCCAATCGCCTGGTGAATACCCGTTCCATTGTGCAACCGCTTGGCGCCATCAAGCTGACGGGAAAGATTCCCCGCACTGATGTGGGGCTGCTGTCGGCGATCGACGCCCCCACCAGCGGCAGCGATGGCAAGACCAGTCCGCGCTTCAACATCGTGCGACTGCGCCGTGATCTTGGTGAACAGAGCAATGCGGGCATTGTGTTTACCGACCGCTCCGAAGGGGCGCGCTTCAATCGCGTGGCCGGCTTCGACACCCGGCTGCAGTTCGCCAACGTGTACAGTCTGGACCTGCGCTACGCTGCCAGTAGGACCCGCGACAGCGTGACGCGCACCGGCGCACTGTGGGAGGCCAGCCATGGTCGCACCGGACGGGCGTTGGGGTATCGCTTCAATCTCCAAGGCTTCAGTCCGCAATTCGAAACCCAGACCGGCTTCGTGAATCGCGTGGATTTCGTGCGCGCGCAGATCAATCAGCGTTACACCATGTTCGGCAGCAAAGGTGGATGGTGGGATCAGCGGCAACACTTTCTGAGTGCCAGCTCGCTCTGGAGCTACAACGGGTTTGGCAATCGGGACACGCCGTTGGAGATGCGCGTGTCCATTGATAACTCCATGACCATCCGCGGCGGATGGCGCGTGAGTATCACCCCCGACCTGCAACGCGTGGACTTCGATCCGCGTCGCTACACGTCGTATGCCGTGCTCTCGGCCACAGGACGCGACACCGCCAGCTTTACACCAAACGTGGCGCAGATCACGAACAACGTGGCCTTTGCCCTGAACACGCCGCAATGGCGACGCGCCGGCGCCACGCTCACCGCAACGGCCGGCACGGAGCCGGAGTTCTTCGAAACCTCCACCGTGCGGCGACGGGAAGTGGAAGCGCAGCTCGACCTGCGCCCTTCTTCACAGGTGCGCATTGGTACGCTCTTGCGCTATCAGCAGTTTGTGCGCGAGCGTGACGGCACGGTGTTCAGCACGCAGGTCGTTCCGCGGCTGCGCCTCGAGTATCAGTTCTCGCGGGCGCTGTTTCTCCGTTTCATTGGCCAGGTGGAATCGCGCGATCGCAGTGCACTGCGCGACCCGCGGACGGAGCAGCCGCTCTTCCGCCGCACATCCACGGGCGCGCTGTCGGTACAGGGCGCACGCAAGTCGTTGCTGGGGCGCGCCGATTGGCTGGTCAGCTACCTGCCCAGCCCCGGGACTGTGGTCTTTGTGGGCTACGGGACAGCGGTGGATGCCTCCGAGACCATGCGTCCCGGCGATATCGCCCGCACAAGTGACGGCGCCTTTGTGAAGTTCAGCTACCTGTATCGGGTCCGAAACGCGAGCCGATAG
- a CDS encoding asparaginase, whose protein sequence is MNRLTRVVSPTVALLAVVVAACARPGAARVTSATPAVSVPAAPAPAPPVAARPVTVVPNPNAPKVLVIATGGTIAGVQNAPGTLGSYRAGTLTAEQITGSVPELARYARVETEQFSNVASPLITPEMWVKLAKRINVVLQRGDLAGVVVTHGTDRLEETAFFLYLTVRSSKPVVVVGSQRPATGISPDGPINLLSAVRTAASPKATQKGVMVVMDDRILSARESRKLYQRTGGFSTGDMGMLGVVASQGPEFFFAPVRRFGERSEFDLDGVDTLPKVELTMSYPGGTGQTFTTNPKGVVVATTGMTAAENATYRALRQTGVVVVTSFTSGENVNGGGGGGDGPPPAARVDTTAPRDSVARPAAPAAPPVPPGVVALHLTATKARILLMVALTKTKDPREIQRIFNEY, encoded by the coding sequence GTGAACCGTTTGACCCGTGTCGTCTCTCCCACCGTCGCGCTGTTGGCGGTGGTCGTCGCTGCCTGCGCGCGTCCTGGTGCGGCTCGCGTCACGTCGGCGACACCCGCCGTATCGGTGCCAGCGGCGCCCGCGCCTGCCCCGCCCGTCGCCGCGCGCCCAGTGACCGTCGTCCCCAATCCCAATGCGCCCAAGGTGCTGGTGATTGCGACGGGCGGCACCATTGCCGGCGTGCAGAACGCGCCGGGAACATTGGGTTCCTATCGCGCCGGCACACTCACGGCGGAGCAGATCACGGGGTCGGTACCGGAACTCGCCCGTTATGCGCGGGTGGAGACCGAACAGTTCTCCAACGTGGCCAGCCCGCTCATCACGCCGGAGATGTGGGTCAAGCTCGCCAAGCGCATCAATGTGGTACTGCAGCGTGGCGATCTCGCTGGTGTAGTGGTCACGCACGGCACCGACCGCCTGGAGGAGACGGCGTTCTTTCTCTACCTCACCGTGCGCTCCAGCAAGCCGGTCGTGGTGGTGGGGTCGCAGCGCCCGGCCACGGGCATCAGCCCCGATGGTCCCATCAACTTGCTGAGTGCCGTGCGGACCGCCGCGTCGCCCAAGGCGACACAGAAGGGCGTGATGGTGGTGATGGACGACCGCATTCTGTCGGCGCGCGAATCACGCAAGCTGTATCAGCGCACCGGTGGCTTCAGTACCGGCGACATGGGGATGCTGGGAGTCGTTGCCTCGCAGGGGCCGGAGTTCTTCTTTGCGCCCGTGCGTCGCTTTGGAGAACGCAGTGAGTTCGACCTCGATGGCGTGGATACCCTGCCCAAGGTGGAGCTGACAATGTCGTACCCTGGTGGCACGGGGCAGACGTTCACCACCAACCCGAAGGGCGTGGTGGTGGCCACGACAGGAATGACCGCCGCCGAGAACGCGACGTACCGCGCGTTGCGGCAGACGGGAGTGGTCGTGGTGACCTCGTTTACGTCAGGGGAGAACGTGAATGGCGGCGGGGGTGGAGGCGATGGTCCGCCACCAGCGGCGCGCGTGGATACCACGGCGCCGCGTGATTCCGTTGCGCGCCCCGCAGCGCCTGCCGCGCCACCAGTACCGCCGGGTGTCGTTGCGCTGCACCTCACGGCCACCAAGGCGCGCATCCTGCTCATGGTCGCGCTTACCAAGACGAAAGATCCGCGCGAGATCCAGCGGATCTTCAACGAGTACTGA
- a CDS encoding serine/threonine-protein kinase has product MTDLRAQLQTTLGDGYTLERELGGGGMSRVFVAHENALGRTVVVKVIAPELAEGVSAERFAREVKLAARLQQANIVPVLSTGSSGSLPYYTMPFVTGESLRARLANGVPLTVSQSLSILRDVARALSYAHGQGVVHRDIKPENILLSGGTAVVTDFGIAKALSASRTIGDGGAAAPTSASLTQAGGSIGTPAYMAPEQAVGADVDQRADIYAWGVLAYELLTGAHPFSGKANSAQMIAAHLSEAPVPLTQRNAVLPTALSDLVLRCLEKDAAHRPANAEEVLQSLDGVVTPTGTTGSRTGGTVTPARGPRTTMLIAGAVLVAAVAVAAVVMKRGGNVASSSGAVASAASAAPNRSIAVLPLANLSGDKADDFFGIGLAEEMTRALSKTGVRVIGRSSAGALQARGLDESAIARELGVGSLLTGSVQRAAGQVRVNVSLVSAGDGSVTWTEKYDRPLTNVFALQDEIARAVATKLLGALGGGRAAQASRVETTDPEAYAWYLQGQVLFGRRTAEAVRQSISLFERAVARDPKFARAQGALALALTSVPFYEQGTARTISPLALAAARKAIAIDSSVAEAWVAVAQAQVNLWENQSAEVNFRRAQALDSTVAIAWGWHGLSLMHLGRFGEAHDRMARAQTAEPASLIARTWGAQLLLTERRYREADSATRAILSMDSTYALAWDARGEVLSFLGRHDEAIAALQRNLERRASSLPTQTEGMLAYVLARAGRASEARQVIDRLRAKNGGDLPAMGVVAATLERLGDHQAAVVTLDRAAKQPDNWLNMGNRAERYDALRKDPRADAIMKSIEQ; this is encoded by the coding sequence ATGACGGATCTTCGCGCGCAGCTCCAAACCACCCTGGGCGACGGCTACACCCTCGAGCGGGAGCTCGGTGGTGGCGGCATGTCGCGCGTGTTCGTGGCGCATGAGAACGCGCTGGGGCGCACGGTCGTGGTAAAGGTGATTGCGCCCGAGCTGGCCGAAGGGGTGAGCGCCGAACGGTTCGCACGGGAGGTGAAGCTGGCGGCGCGGTTGCAGCAGGCGAACATCGTACCGGTGCTCAGCACCGGCAGCTCGGGATCGCTGCCGTATTACACCATGCCGTTCGTGACTGGCGAATCGCTGCGGGCGCGACTGGCCAACGGCGTGCCGCTCACGGTATCGCAATCGCTCAGCATTCTGCGCGACGTCGCACGTGCCCTGTCGTACGCGCATGGACAGGGTGTGGTGCATCGGGACATCAAGCCGGAGAACATCCTGCTCTCGGGTGGCACGGCGGTGGTCACGGACTTTGGGATTGCCAAGGCGCTCAGTGCGTCGCGCACCATTGGCGACGGCGGTGCCGCTGCGCCAACGAGTGCGTCGCTCACGCAGGCCGGTGGTTCAATAGGCACGCCCGCCTACATGGCCCCTGAGCAGGCGGTGGGTGCTGATGTGGATCAGCGGGCCGACATTTACGCGTGGGGGGTGCTGGCCTACGAACTGCTCACGGGCGCTCATCCCTTTTCGGGCAAGGCGAACTCGGCGCAGATGATTGCGGCGCATCTCTCGGAAGCCCCGGTGCCGCTCACCCAGCGCAATGCCGTGTTACCGACCGCACTGAGTGACCTGGTGTTGCGGTGTCTCGAGAAGGATGCCGCGCATCGTCCGGCCAATGCGGAAGAAGTCTTGCAGAGCCTTGATGGCGTGGTAACACCAACGGGAACGACGGGCTCCCGTACGGGCGGCACGGTCACTCCGGCACGTGGTCCGCGCACGACTATGCTGATCGCGGGCGCTGTGCTCGTGGCGGCGGTCGCGGTGGCAGCGGTGGTGATGAAGCGTGGGGGCAATGTCGCGTCGTCCTCGGGCGCCGTCGCCAGCGCGGCGTCGGCTGCACCGAACCGCTCCATCGCGGTGCTGCCACTCGCCAATCTGAGCGGCGACAAGGCCGATGACTTTTTCGGGATTGGTCTTGCCGAAGAGATGACACGCGCTCTTTCAAAGACGGGCGTGCGCGTAATCGGTCGATCGAGCGCCGGCGCCCTGCAAGCGCGTGGCCTGGACGAAAGCGCCATCGCGCGCGAACTGGGCGTGGGCTCGTTACTTACCGGCAGTGTGCAGCGCGCCGCGGGGCAGGTGCGGGTGAACGTCTCGCTCGTGTCCGCCGGCGACGGTTCGGTCACGTGGACGGAGAAGTACGATCGGCCGCTCACCAATGTGTTTGCCTTGCAGGACGAGATCGCGCGGGCGGTGGCGACCAAGCTGCTCGGGGCGCTCGGCGGGGGACGCGCGGCGCAGGCCAGCCGGGTGGAGACCACCGATCCTGAGGCGTATGCGTGGTACTTGCAGGGACAGGTCTTGTTCGGCCGTCGCACGGCGGAGGCGGTGCGACAGTCCATCTCACTCTTCGAGCGTGCGGTGGCGCGCGACCCGAAGTTTGCGCGCGCGCAGGGCGCGCTGGCGTTAGCACTTACGTCGGTGCCGTTCTACGAGCAAGGCACGGCGCGTACGATATCGCCGCTCGCGCTCGCCGCAGCGCGCAAGGCCATCGCCATTGACTCCTCGGTAGCCGAGGCCTGGGTCGCCGTCGCCCAAGCGCAGGTGAATCTGTGGGAGAATCAGTCGGCTGAAGTGAACTTCCGGCGCGCTCAGGCCCTCGATTCCACGGTCGCGATCGCTTGGGGCTGGCACGGGCTGAGCCTCATGCATCTCGGCCGATTCGGCGAGGCACATGACCGCATGGCGCGGGCGCAGACGGCTGAACCCGCGTCACTGATTGCGCGCACATGGGGGGCGCAGCTGCTGCTGACGGAGCGCCGCTATCGCGAGGCGGATTCCGCCACGCGAGCCATCCTGTCGATGGATTCGACCTACGCCTTGGCGTGGGACGCACGCGGTGAAGTTCTGAGTTTTCTGGGACGGCACGACGAAGCGATCGCGGCTCTTCAGCGCAACCTCGAACGGCGTGCATCTAGCCTGCCGACCCAAACCGAGGGGATGCTTGCGTACGTTCTGGCACGAGCGGGGCGCGCATCCGAGGCGCGCCAGGTCATCGACCGATTGCGCGCGAAGAACGGGGGCGATCTACCCGCGATGGGGGTCGTCGCGGCGACGTTGGAACGGCTGGGCGATCATCAAGCTGCAGTTGTGACGCTGGATCGCGCGGCGAAGCAACCGGACAACTGGTTGAATATGGGTAACCGCGCCGAACGCTATGATGCGCTGCGAAAGGATCCGCGCGCGGATGCGATCATGAAGAGTATCGAGCAGTGA